From the Hordeum vulgare subsp. vulgare chromosome 1H, MorexV3_pseudomolecules_assembly, whole genome shotgun sequence genome, the window CACTCATCACAATGCTGCAAGCTCTCAACCATGCCAAGAATGGTGTCGATGTAGTGTCTGGAACTCGAGTAAGTTACAAGTTATGACATACCAATTGGCCTCATGCCAGTCTTGGTATTATCAGTATTAATGTTTGACTTctgatatattattattattattagggcGAGATGTGGAAACGAATCATGTTAGCATGTTTGTTGAGTTAATTTCATGTGTCCGCTATTTACTGATATACTGATTTTGCAGGTCCGGACACATTTTGCAAGACCAAATTTTAAGAGGGTGCTGTCTAAGGTAGCCGCCAAACATCCTTATGCCAAGATAGGTAAGATACTAATCAAAGCTTGCCTTTTCATGCTTTTAGCTGCGAAATAGTTACCCATCACCACGTTTTAGTTATACTTCAGGCAAGATGCAATGCAGCAACATAAATACATGTAATGTGGGTATGAACTTGTACATTGCAAAGAAGATAACTGCTACTGTTGCTTACAGGAGTGTTCTATTGCGGAGCTCCAGTTCTGGCGCAGGAACTAAGCAACCTTTGCCATGAGTTCAATGGCAAATGCACGACAAAATTCGAATTCCACAAGGAGCATTTCTGAAACCAGGTAAACCGCACAATAGGAAAATAGCACAGGATTGCGCTGTATGTATGTCGTCTTTGCTTGTTACGCGCTGGACTTTGGAGAGCAAGGGAAAGAATGGTCTAGTGCTTTCTCGGTGCACCGGTCGCCAGTTATGCAATGGACACTGCTTTGCTTGAGATACTCAAAGGAAGGAAGCTGGGGATCAGCTGGTAGTACATACATTACACATCAATCATGGATTCAGAAGTATATATTATGGTCGTGCTGGCGAGGGCACCCCCTCTATAAGATCTCTTGTATGCGGAGTCCCGCAGAAAGATGCTGATATCCTTTTATGGTTTTGACTACATGCTGGGTGATGTGATGTAGGACAATAGGGAAGGCCACCAGAGGCACAAGGCTAAGTAACTGTGTATATTTGCTTGTAGCTGAGTTGTCAGGCCACAAGTTTGTTTGTTCTCACTGTAATTATACACAGACGGAAACACAGGCAGGGGGAGTACAGTACAGTTtgattcttttcttttcttctcttctctttgTATGTAAAGTTTAGGTTTGGTAGTGATTGGGTCCGGATTGAGGACATGAATGGATTACATTCAAGCTTGTGTTGTTTGTTGTGCCATGATAGGATAACATGcattctttttcatggggttgtgtgATGTTACTTGCACATTGCTCGTTTTAGTTTGGACTTCTGCGTGTATATCTTGCTGTAGATGTATGGAATTATATGATCATAACTGAGAAGGGGGTCAAGTTCTTCCTCCCACACGACCACGGCCTCGCCGCGACGGTGACCATCACCTCGCCATCCGACCGTGGTCATCTTGCTGTCGGGCTTCATCCACGATGATCTAAGTTATGTTTTCTTTTCCCATTTCATGTGATATGATTCGACAAAACTGTAACACTGAGGATAATCTAAGTTGTAAAGAGGCTCTAAAGATCTCTAAGAAACTCAGCAAACGCCGTCCGGGACGCCCCGCCTTCGTCCAGCGCCTGGAGTGCCTTGTCCTTGGCCGCCATGGCTCGctcccgcagcgccgccccgccctTGGACTCCATCACCCACCGCACCTTGGCCtccacctccgccgccgccaccacctcctcatcATACCCGACCATCTCCACGCCGGCGCCCATCTCCTCCACCACGAAAACCTTGTTCTGCCGCTGCTCCGCGTACAGCGGCCAGCAGATGAGCGGCAGCCCCGCCACGATCGCCTCCAGCGTCGAGTTCCACCCGCAGTGCGTCACGAAGGCGCCCGTCGCACGGTGCCGCAGCACGTTCGCCTGCGGCACCCACGACTTGACGACGAAGCCGCGGCCGCCGGTGCGCTCCAGGAACCCCTCCGGCAGCAGCGCGGCGAGGTCCGGCTCCACGGGCGCGTCCGCCAGCAGGTCCGGCCCGCCGTCCGTGCGCGGGCTCTGCACCACCCACAGGAACCTCTGCCCGGACCGCTCCAGCCCGACGGCGATCTCCTCCAGCTGCTTCACGGGGAAGGTGCCCATGCTCCCGAAGCAGAGGAACACGACGCTCTTCTCCGGCTGCGCGTCCAGCCACGCCAGGCACTCGTGCTTCTTCTCTCCGCCGCCGGCGGCCGAGACCATCGGCCCGACGCAGTAGACGGGCGGCATGGCGCGGTCGGGGACGCACGCGCCGTCCCTGATCGCGCGCAGCGCCGTGGTCTCCAGCCACTCGAACGTGTTGACGACGATGCCCCGGGACTCCGGCATCCGCTGGAACGCGTGCAGGAAGCTCTTGTACACCTCGTTGTGGCGGTCGAGCGCGAGCTCGGGGAGGTCGGTGGGCTTGAAGGGGCGGTTCCCCGGGAAGGAGAGCGGCGCGTCGCCGATCTCGCCGAGGCTGGCGTCGCCGATCTCGGCCTGCATGCGCGGGAGGTAGAGGTTGACAGCGAGGCTGCTGGCGCTGCCGGTGTAGAAGACGTAGGCCGGCACGCCGAGCTCGGCGGCGACGTCGATGGCGTCCGCGCAGAAGCACAACATGTCGAGCACGAGGGCGCGCACCGAGGGCAGCACCGAGCGGAGGTAGTCGCGGAGCGGCGCGTTCATGCGGCGCAGGAGGACGAAGGGGTTGGGCGCCTGTGCGGCGGCGTCCGGCGGGGTCGTGCCTCCGGCGTCGACGTCGGGCGGCGCGGGCAGCACGTGGAAGCGGACGGACGGGTTGGCCGCCGCGGCGCGCGCGACGGCGGCCGAGGTGTCCGTGGCCTTGCCCGGCGGGCCGTTGACGATGACGGTGGCGGCGAGGCCGCCGCGCAGGAAGAGCTTGGCCAGCTCCACCATGGGCACCAGGTGGCCCACGCCGAGGCCGGGGTTGAGAACCACCGTGTCTCCCATGGCCGGACGCATGCTGGACACGCGCCGTGCGGTCCGCGGACGTGCGCGCCGCGTGTGTCGATCTGCGCTTGCCACGGAAGCGCAACAACCCCGTAATATATGGCCACATGTGATGATACGATCAGTATTCGCGTTGGGAACTTTGGTGAGATGCTAACGGCGACCAtcttttaaatcttgttttgcgatTGATACGGGTTCCGTTGCCACGATACGGGAACTTCGCCAATATGAGAACGCCCAGACCACACAATGTAACCACCTACCCAAGCACCAATGCACAAAAACTGCATGACAAGTTTCCAATCCTCCCAAGCTTATGTACCGTCACAGGAATTTAGAAACTTTACCCAGCAAAAAAAGGAATTTAGAAACTTCCATTCCACGGACAGCCACTCAGAATTGGCCAATACAATCACATTAAATTAATTAACTACGCTAAAATGTACCTTGTTTTTTCTCTCGTGAATACATAAAGCTTAGGTATCTTCTCTATTTTACAATAAAGATCTTGTTATGAAAACATTTGCAACAGAACTTTTGTTGTAGTTTTTTCTAACATAAGTTGTATTACATGATTTTTTTCCGCAACATAAGGCCCtatttggaaccacaatagattacgataatctggattatgaagatatatTATATaatttggtttataaaaataatctaggaggACATGTTTGATGGCCAGATTATagaaactgtaatccaggttttacattgcataatgacttgTCTATCATCTGTTTTTTTAAAGAGGAGTGTGGTGGTGGTAGGAATATAATtaactccaactttacaaggggaatggatcattagcaatccataatctgattttagctgggataaagtagattatgagtttttaataatttgttcatctagtttttataatctacaccgtaatctgtcatgtttgaatacataatagattataaaaactggattatataacctgagtggtttcaaacagggcctaagtcgTATTGCGGGATTTTATTTACAACATGGATCATGTTGCAGATTTTTTCCCTCCTGATCCGAGCCGCTATGGAATCTAGTCCTTGTTTGTTTTGTAACAAGGGGCTAATTGCAGAACCACTTTTCGAGACAATGAACCCGTTGTAGAACGCTGACACTAAAGGATTAACGTTGAACCATTGATTAAAAGTCATCCAACAGACGCAAAGATGACAAACGCTGGAGTTGAATTAGCCGGTTAAAGGGAACCATTTCCATATTTTATTCACAAAATAGAACGAACAAATGGGGTATAACACATGCACGAACACAAAGAGATGAACACAGTGcccaaaaaagagaaagaagaaagacAAGGAccgaacaagcaaacaacacaactAAACCAACTAACTAGAGAGGTAATCCAAACCAACGTGGAGTCTGACAACCACAAGTCTAGCATCCGGGACACCGCGAGCACGCAAGAATACACCTTTAACAAGGAAAACGCCGCCCCAACACCATCACCGTCCAATCCAAAGAATCAGACCTAGGGTTTCCCGCTGGTGCTCGAAGATGGGCACGGAGAAAGACCATGACAGCGCCTCCAGGGAATTGGCAGTGCTGCCCGAGCATATGATTTCTTTCAAGCATGTGTTTGAGCAAACCCCAAACCACCAAATCGAAACTGGGAGTCGAAATTCACACGTAGATCGAGAAACCACCACCACCAGAGGGGGATCCACACCGGACACATGAAACTTGAACATGACGAGGGGCGACACAACATCGAGACATAAGTTGCCAAATTAGCTGAAAGTAAAACACTTATCCTTGGTAAGTTTGCACGTAACCAATAGTGACGAAAGTATGTCCGAGGATCTCGACACAAGTCATGCTCCAAGCCATAATTACACCGTGGAGGATTTTGCTAAAATGATGAACCTGGAGAATCCTATTCCAAAAGGACATGACGATGAGGTTTACAATTTTGTTATTCATTTGATGGAAACAAATACGTGAAATAGATCAACAATATACAGGATTGCATGATAAATCGCCAGTCAAGCACGATGACATTTTTGAAACTACTACTACTTAGTTGGAGATCAAAATGAATAAGTTTAATGCTTCGGTTCTGCTATTCTTCAGGTACCTGAAAGAAATATTTTGTATCAGTCAATTctagtttcttcttcttttgtttaGCCTGCATCAGCCCACGTAAAAAAGGCAGTTTTGTTTGAGATAATTTTCTCTAGCCCAGAGAAGCCAACGTAGAAAGGTTACTCGCTGGctagaggaggagctcggggcagcTACAAATCAGCCGACTGATTTCTTTATGAATCAGTCGGGTAACGGGTCATTGGATTCTTCCTCTTCCAACCGTTGGGCCGTTGAAACACATATTGCTCACCACGGAAGCAGCATCGCTCCGCTCGCCGCGGAAGCAGCACCGCCCCGCTCGCAAGCAGGAGCCACGTCCCAACATTGACGGAGCTGTCCgttcgacagcaacgacaacgcgGCGATGTGCCACAAGAGCGCCACAACGGCGTGGCGGTGCTCCAGCACAACACTGTCGGCCACAACTCCGGCGATGCTCCGCCATACCGGCGCAACGATGCTCCAATGCAGCACGGTGATCCGTCGCATCTGCGGTGATTCTCCATTTCAGCGCCACACCAGCGTGGCGGTGCTCCAACGCAGCACCGTCGATGCTCCAACCCAACAATGGCGATGCTCCATTGAAGCGCGAACTCCTGCATGGCGGGGCTCCAACACATCATCGGCGACCTGTCGTAGCTCCGGCAATTCTTCATTGAAGCGCGAACACCTGCACGGCGGTGCTCCAACGTAGCACCGACGGCCCGTCGCAGCTCCGACGATGCTTCATTGGAGCTGCAGCGCAACAACGGCGGTGCAACGAATGGCAACTGCTGCCACGAGGTGGGTTGGAGAACCATGGTTGTAGCGAACCCCGGTGGCACACCCTTCTCAACAAAAAAGCTTGCCATCACCGGGTTCATCGCTACAGTGCTGCGATGCCACTTTGCAACAACAACACTCCTTCGCGGGATCCTGGAGGAAAGAGCATGAAGAGAGGAGCGGGTGCAACCATGGCATGAGGCAACGCGATGAAGGAAGAAATTGGGAAGgggaaaagagaagaagaagaacgagccgAGGAGGGCGTCTCTCACACGAAAGAGATAAGGTTGGCTGCGTGGAGGGGAAAGCTCTAGTCGACCACACGATACGTGTTGCACAGAAAAACGGCTTACGAGGGAGAGAAATCATTCTATTGATTTTAATACTTTTGCAGCTCCTATTGGACACGCTTTGCGTCCGACGGCGCGTGCAGAAGACCCGTGACTCGGCTGGCCCACTAACAGAAAACAAAGGATAAAAATGAGTGAAACGAACAAGATGATGCCAAGATTTGAACATGCAACTTTCGAGTTCTGAACGTGTGTCTCTAGCATGTGCATTTGTCAGCTGCTACTTGTAA encodes:
- the LOC123448918 gene encoding anthocyanidin 5,3-O-glucosyltransferase-like, which produces MRPAMGDTVVLNPGLGVGHLVPMVELAKLFLRGGLAATVIVNGPPGKATDTSAAVARAAAANPSVRFHVLPAPPDVDAGGTTPPDAAAQAPNPFVLLRRMNAPLRDYLRSVLPSVRALVLDMLCFCADAIDVAAELGVPAYVFYTGSASSLAVNLYLPRMQAEIGDASLGEIGDAPLSFPGNRPFKPTDLPELALDRHNEVYKSFLHAFQRMPESRGIVVNTFEWLETTALRAIRDGACVPDRAMPPVYCVGPMVSAAGGGEKKHECLAWLDAQPEKSVVFLCFGSMGTFPVKQLEEIAVGLERSGQRFLWVVQSPRTDGGPDLLADAPVEPDLAALLPEGFLERTGGRGFVVKSWVPQANVLRHRATGAFVTHCGWNSTLEAIVAGLPLICWPLYAEQRQNKVFVVEEMGAGVEMVGYDEEVVAAAEVEAKVRWVMESKGGAALRERAMAAKDKALQALDEGGASRTAFAEFLRDL